From Planctomycetota bacterium, one genomic window encodes:
- a CDS encoding isoaspartyl peptidase/L-asparaginase, protein MSSARADDRDQQVILAIHGGIGLERHEMTPELSKELRAALRVAIETGRKALEAERGSSLDAVEAAIRSLEDSPLFNAGRGAVFTHEGRNELDASIMNGRTKAAGSVASVTIIKNPITAARAVMERSPHVMLIGRGAEVFATRQGLDIVDPGYFWTEQRWRDIQRRWEKERQEKKTRDQQGAAVEPGHAWGTVGAVALDRGGDLAAGTSTGGMTNKLFGRVGDSPIIGAGTYADNAGCAVSCTGHGEFFIRFGVAHEINALMKYRNLSIDKAAGEVIHQQLKPAGGEGGAIALDKHGNFAASYNTDGMYRAWLTRDGKTQVKLHDD, encoded by the coding sequence ATGAGCAGCGCCCGCGCCGATGACCGAGATCAACAGGTAATCCTGGCCATCCACGGCGGCATCGGCTTGGAGCGTCATGAAATGACGCCCGAACTGAGCAAGGAGTTGCGTGCGGCCCTGCGCGTGGCGATCGAAACCGGCCGCAAAGCCCTGGAAGCCGAGCGCGGCAGCAGCCTGGATGCGGTCGAGGCGGCGATTCGCTCGCTGGAAGATTCGCCACTGTTCAATGCCGGTCGGGGCGCAGTCTTTACTCACGAAGGTCGCAACGAACTCGACGCCTCGATTATGAACGGCCGCACCAAGGCGGCCGGCAGCGTGGCCTCGGTCACGATCATCAAGAATCCGATTACCGCGGCCCGGGCCGTGATGGAGCGCTCGCCGCACGTGATGTTGATTGGTCGCGGCGCCGAAGTCTTCGCCACGCGGCAAGGACTCGACATCGTCGACCCGGGCTACTTCTGGACCGAACAACGCTGGCGCGACATTCAGCGCCGCTGGGAGAAGGAGCGCCAAGAGAAGAAAACTCGCGACCAGCAAGGCGCGGCCGTCGAGCCGGGACACGCCTGGGGAACCGTGGGGGCCGTGGCGCTCGACCGTGGCGGCGACCTGGCGGCCGGAACCTCGACCGGCGGAATGACCAACAAGTTGTTTGGCCGCGTCGGCGACTCGCCGATCATTGGGGCCGGCACCTATGCCGACAACGCGGGCTGCGCGGTCTCGTGTACCGGTCACGGCGAGTTCTTCATTCGCTTCGGCGTGGCCCACGAGATCAACGCCTTGATGAAGTATCGGAACCTGTCGATTGACAAAGCGGCCGGCGAGGTGATTCACCAGCAACTGAAACCGGCCGGTGGCGAGGGGGGCGCGATCGCCTTGGACAAGCATGGAAACTTCGCCGCGTCGTACAACACCGACGGCATGTACCGCGCTTGGCTCACGCGCGACGGGAAGACTCAGGTCAAACTGCACGACGATTGA
- a CDS encoding amidohydrolase yields MGTLDAGKLANLIVTDGELFDRKTKLVETWVDGQRYEVSPTSQIDPRGTWQFQLTRHDGGSETIICELAGSLDKPTGTIQRGDKKIKCKQVLFEGGQLTLLVEGDAVGQKGFVQLSLTVTAQRDGNAKSAESGETAKALRGEGSTTWPNGHTTPLSGKHEPAKKKDDKPGDDEAKKTDTDKKDEEPKRPKAALYAVNFPLGEFGWEQPPAAPSAVLFKNATVWTCAKSGTTSETDVLVRDGKIAAVGRELAAPEGATTIDCRGKHLTPGVIDCHSHIATDGGVNEMTQTITSEVRIGDFIDPNDINIYRQLGGGVTAANILHGSANTIGGQNQVIKFRWGLNAEQMKMAEAPPGIKFALGENVKQSNWPSATHKRYPQSRMGVEQLLRDAFRETREYQARHQAGRADANELPPRHDLQYEALAEVLAGKRLIHCHSYRQDEILAFLKVCEEFNVRVATLQHVLEGYKVADAIARHGAGGSSFSDWWAYKFEVYEAIPYNGAVMHQRGVVVSFNSDDAEMARRLNAEAGKAMKYGGVPADEALKFVTLNAARQLGIDRWVGSIEVGKQADLALWSGPPMSSLSRCEQTWIDGRKYFDRAEDIQRRATVAERRAALIQRILASGEPFADGDDNKKDQWPREDLFCHDHDEEHDHAH; encoded by the coding sequence CTGGGGACATTGGACGCCGGCAAGCTGGCGAACCTGATTGTCACCGACGGCGAGTTGTTCGATCGCAAGACCAAGCTGGTCGAAACCTGGGTCGATGGTCAGCGCTACGAAGTATCGCCGACCAGTCAGATCGATCCACGCGGCACGTGGCAATTTCAACTCACACGTCACGACGGCGGCAGCGAAACGATCATCTGCGAATTGGCCGGCTCGCTCGACAAACCGACGGGCACGATCCAGCGCGGCGACAAGAAAATCAAGTGCAAACAAGTGTTGTTCGAAGGGGGACAACTGACGCTGCTGGTCGAAGGAGACGCCGTTGGGCAGAAAGGCTTTGTGCAACTGAGCCTGACCGTCACGGCCCAGCGCGATGGCAACGCGAAGTCCGCGGAATCGGGCGAAACGGCCAAGGCCCTGCGCGGGGAAGGCTCGACCACCTGGCCCAATGGCCACACTACGCCACTGAGCGGCAAGCACGAACCGGCCAAAAAGAAGGACGATAAGCCCGGCGACGACGAGGCCAAGAAGACGGACACGGACAAGAAGGATGAAGAGCCGAAGCGTCCGAAAGCGGCTCTTTACGCCGTGAACTTTCCCCTAGGCGAGTTCGGCTGGGAACAGCCTCCCGCGGCACCGAGTGCCGTCCTGTTCAAGAACGCCACGGTCTGGACCTGCGCCAAGTCGGGCACCACATCCGAGACCGACGTCCTGGTGCGCGACGGCAAGATCGCCGCCGTCGGCCGCGAACTGGCAGCGCCCGAGGGGGCCACGACGATCGATTGCCGCGGCAAGCACCTGACTCCTGGAGTCATCGATTGTCATTCGCACATCGCCACCGATGGGGGCGTGAACGAGATGACCCAGACGATCACGTCCGAGGTCCGGATCGGCGATTTCATCGACCCGAACGACATCAACATCTACCGCCAACTTGGCGGTGGGGTGACCGCGGCGAACATTCTGCACGGCTCGGCTAACACCATCGGTGGCCAGAACCAGGTGATCAAGTTCCGCTGGGGGCTGAATGCCGAGCAGATGAAGATGGCCGAAGCCCCACCGGGCATCAAGTTCGCGCTGGGTGAAAACGTCAAGCAGAGCAATTGGCCGAGCGCCACGCACAAGCGCTACCCGCAAAGCCGGATGGGGGTCGAGCAGTTGCTGCGCGACGCCTTCCGCGAGACGCGCGAGTACCAGGCACGACACCAGGCCGGCCGCGCCGACGCGAACGAGCTGCCGCCACGGCACGACCTGCAATACGAAGCGCTGGCCGAAGTGCTCGCCGGCAAGCGACTGATCCATTGCCACTCGTATCGCCAGGACGAAATTCTGGCCTTCCTCAAAGTCTGCGAAGAGTTCAACGTCCGCGTGGCCACGCTGCAACACGTGCTGGAAGGGTACAAAGTAGCCGACGCCATCGCCCGACACGGGGCCGGCGGGTCGAGCTTCTCGGACTGGTGGGCGTACAAGTTCGAGGTCTACGAGGCGATTCCCTACAACGGCGCGGTGATGCACCAGAGGGGCGTGGTCGTCTCGTTCAATTCCGACGACGCCGAAATGGCGCGTCGCCTGAACGCCGAGGCAGGCAAGGCGATGAAGTATGGGGGTGTCCCGGCCGACGAGGCGCTGAAGTTCGTCACGCTGAACGCGGCCAGGCAGTTGGGCATTGACCGTTGGGTCGGCTCGATCGAGGTCGGCAAGCAAGCGGACCTGGCCCTGTGGAGCGGGCCGCCGATGTCGAGCTTGTCGCGCTGCGAGCAAACCTGGATCGACGGTCGCAAGTATTTCGACCGTGCCGAGGATATCCAGCGTCGCGCCACGGTGGCTGAGCGTCGGGCCGCGCTGATTCAAAGGATTCTGGCATCGGGCGAGCCTTTTGCCGACGGGGATGACAACAAGAAAGATCAATGGCCGCGCGAAGATTTGTTCTGCCACGACCATGATGAAGAGCATGACCATGCCCACTAA
- a CDS encoding amidohydrolase family protein has translation MTMPTKKLSNCLSLLVVVTALAMTGVAIASPEVPGAPQAAPIALVGGTVHTMTGPTLDNATVLFERGKITVVGRELPIPAGAVRVDVTGRHVYPGLIDAMTTLGLVEIPSVRGSVDDAETGDINPNVCSWQAINPDSELIPVTRANGVLVTHTSPVGALITGRSALIQLDGWTNEQMTVRKDVAVHAHWPRMAPIHTWRLEETTADQLSNRDKTLKRLRQTMLDARAYWLAKQAATDGKAPQPAHDERWEALIPVLERKQPVMIHADEIQQIQSAVAWAAEFNLRVILCGGYDAPRCVDLLKKHDIPVVVTGVHRLPQRRDDPYDTPFTVPAQLHQAGVKYCIAGLGRMGNVRNLPYHAATAVAFGLPRDEAERALTLYAAQILGAADRLGSLEAGKDATLFVATGDTLEIDTHVTSAYIQGRQVDLSDRQQKLWKKYQEKYRQLDAAKKD, from the coding sequence ATGACCATGCCCACTAAGAAGCTTTCCAATTGTTTGAGCCTGTTGGTCGTCGTGACCGCGTTAGCGATGACCGGCGTAGCAATCGCATCCCCCGAGGTGCCCGGCGCGCCGCAAGCGGCGCCGATCGCGCTCGTCGGCGGCACGGTCCACACCATGACCGGCCCGACGCTCGACAACGCCACGGTCCTGTTCGAGCGCGGCAAGATCACCGTCGTCGGTCGCGAACTGCCGATTCCAGCAGGCGCCGTGCGGGTTGACGTGACCGGCAGGCATGTTTACCCGGGATTGATCGATGCCATGACGACGCTGGGGCTGGTCGAGATTCCTTCGGTGCGCGGCTCGGTTGACGACGCCGAGACTGGCGACATCAATCCGAATGTTTGTTCCTGGCAGGCGATCAATCCCGATAGCGAACTGATTCCCGTTACGCGGGCGAATGGCGTGCTGGTCACACACACGTCGCCGGTCGGCGCGCTAATCACCGGCCGCTCGGCCCTGATCCAGCTTGACGGCTGGACCAACGAACAGATGACCGTGCGTAAAGACGTGGCGGTCCATGCCCACTGGCCGCGGATGGCGCCGATCCACACCTGGCGGCTCGAAGAAACCACGGCCGATCAGTTGTCCAATCGGGACAAGACGCTGAAGCGGCTGCGCCAGACGATGCTCGATGCCCGAGCCTACTGGCTCGCCAAGCAAGCGGCCACCGACGGCAAAGCGCCGCAGCCGGCGCACGACGAGCGTTGGGAAGCGCTGATTCCGGTACTGGAACGGAAGCAGCCGGTGATGATCCACGCCGATGAGATTCAACAAATCCAGTCCGCGGTCGCCTGGGCCGCTGAGTTCAACTTGCGCGTGATTCTGTGCGGCGGCTACGATGCTCCGCGCTGCGTCGATCTGCTGAAGAAGCACGACATTCCGGTGGTGGTGACCGGTGTGCATCGCTTGCCCCAGCGGCGGGATGACCCTTACGACACGCCGTTCACTGTGCCGGCTCAGTTGCACCAGGCGGGTGTGAAATACTGCATCGCCGGGCTCGGGCGGATGGGCAATGTTCGCAACCTGCCGTATCATGCCGCGACAGCCGTGGCGTTCGGACTGCCTCGCGACGAAGCCGAGCGTGCGCTGACGCTGTACGCTGCCCAAATTCTGGGCGCGGCCGATCGGCTTGGCTCGCTCGAAGCCGGCAAGGACGCCACCCTGTTCGTAGCCACCGGCGACACCCTGGAAATCGACACGCACGTCACGAGCGCCTACATCCAAGGACGCCAGGTCGATCTGTCCGACCGGCAGCAGAAACTATGGAAGAAGTATCAAGAGAAATATCGCCAGCTCGACGCGGCGAAAAAGGATTAA